A window of Leisingera sp. S132 contains these coding sequences:
- a CDS encoding ParB N-terminal domain-containing protein, whose translation MSKRRVFDIDFPTEPNTPSEPKSVPVETAVQKPDQRMRKPSEPRRGPMATAISENADALRSRAEAEQKIRAENDRLAHEFVRLKKLGLVVDRIPIGMISMKKLIRDRKEDRDPDLEELKASIKAVGLSNPIRVEPRENGQYELIQGYRRMKAYWELLNETGDNSYAHIPAGLVANGDSLKTLYRRMVDENLVRRDISFAEMALLALRYAEDTQTGAETIEDAVNDLYASAGRQKRIYIRHFAQVLKAVGDDLKFAESIPRALGLELKKRLEADAMNAQVLRDMLARLQPATEEAELDVLRSFAEGKRKNAPRSPAAPRPGVAKTTLRCTVPAGTVRCQARDGKIEMAMERDFSEIDRHKLEGAIAAFFAALEEDS comes from the coding sequence ATGAGCAAACGCAGAGTCTTCGACATCGACTTCCCGACTGAACCAAACACCCCCTCTGAACCAAAATCCGTCCCCGTGGAGACCGCCGTCCAGAAGCCGGACCAGCGGATGCGCAAACCGTCTGAACCGCGCCGCGGGCCGATGGCCACCGCGATCTCCGAGAACGCCGATGCGTTGCGCAGCCGGGCGGAGGCAGAGCAGAAGATCCGTGCTGAAAACGACCGGCTGGCGCATGAGTTTGTGCGGCTGAAGAAACTGGGCCTGGTGGTCGACCGGATCCCGATTGGCATGATCAGCATGAAAAAGCTGATCCGCGACCGCAAGGAGGACCGCGATCCGGACCTGGAGGAGCTGAAGGCGTCGATCAAGGCGGTGGGGCTCTCGAACCCGATCCGGGTCGAGCCCAGGGAGAACGGCCAGTATGAGCTGATCCAGGGCTACCGCCGGATGAAGGCCTACTGGGAGCTGCTGAACGAAACCGGCGACAACAGCTATGCGCATATCCCCGCGGGGCTGGTTGCCAATGGCGACTCGCTGAAGACCCTGTACCGCCGGATGGTGGACGAGAACCTGGTGCGCCGTGACATCTCCTTTGCCGAAATGGCGCTGCTGGCGTTGCGCTATGCCGAGGATACGCAGACCGGTGCGGAGACCATCGAGGATGCGGTCAACGATCTTTACGCCTCTGCCGGCCGCCAGAAGCGGATCTATATCCGCCATTTCGCCCAGGTTCTGAAGGCGGTCGGGGATGATCTGAAGTTCGCCGAATCGATTCCCCGGGCGCTGGGGCTGGAGCTGAAGAAGCGGCTGGAGGCGGATGCGATGAACGCCCAGGTGTTGCGCGATATGCTGGCGCGGCTGCAGCCCGCAACCGAGGAGGCGGAGCTGGACGTGTTGCGGAGCTTTGCCGAAGGCAAGCGCAAGAACGCGCCCCGCAGCCCTGCCGCGCCGCGCCCCGGTGTTGCCAAGACCACCCTGCGCTGCACTGTCCCCGCGGGGACAGTCCGCTGCCAGGCCCGCGACGGCAAGATCGAAATGGCGATGGAGCGCGACTTCTCGGAGATCGACCGGCACAAGCTGGAAGGCGCCATCGCGGCGTTTTTTGCGGCCCTCGAAGAGGACAGCTGA